The Alkalinema sp. FACHB-956 genome segment GGCGACAGTCTTTACACAGATAATTTTGTTTACCTCTTTGTTTACCGTTCTTACTGATACTAGTGGAGCCACATTCGGGACATTGCATCGGTTTTATCCTCTTTTCATATCCCTATTATGCAACGCCGAAAATCCCAGCGGACAATTTGCAGCTTTTCGCAAAACTGCTTTGAAGTCCCCATCTGAACTTAAATCCTATCGCCAGAATGTTCGGACGAAGGTGCATGAAGCTTTAGCGAGGTGGAGAGCATGACAAAATTCAATCCCAATTCACTCGCCTCAAAACTACCTAGATTCTTTGGAAGTCAGTGACAATGAATGATGATTTTGATTTCTTAGATGAGGATTTTGGGTTTGGTGAAGCAGCCGATCGTACCCTCTCATCCAATCGTGAACTCCTAACGCTCAAACTCCTGCGAGAAGCGATTCAAACACAAAATCCGAACGATCCTGTCATGCAGGATTTTGCCGAGTATGTGTTGCCTAACTTGCTACGAGTCGCGATCGGCGTTACTGCAAAGGGCGGTAAATTCTTCGATGAACTCGATCGGCAAGCTGATGCGGCAGGCAAAGAACGAGTCCGACGGGATAATGCCGCTGACCAATCATTGAACACCCATTTGCTGAATGGGTTATTTCCAGCAAATTTCATTGAAAGGCAACTCTCAAAGCTGAATACTACGGTTAAGCGTGTTGTTCAGGAACTGCAACGACGGCTTGTGATTGCAGCTTTCATTCTGCATGATTTTGAGAAATTCCCCGATGTGCCTCAAGACTGCCGCAAACTCCCGATCTCAGCCCATCGCCAAATCATTGCCGAAAAAGTAGAACAACTTGGCCTCGATCGCTTCATTTGTCCTAATGATTCCCAAGCCTACCAAGATTACATCGATGATCTGTTATGCATGGCCTATAACGCACAACGGCGATGGGATACAAACTGGAACTTCTCAGAATATGGCCTCAACCCAACCCTAAACGATCGGACATTACGTGCCCTTTCTGATTTAACCTGTCTTGCAGATTCCCTCGCTTCCATCATTAAGCATCCCTACGATGCTGAAAGCCGCAAATTTAAGGAGCTACTCCATAACCTTAGTGATGGCCTAGTTCGTCTGACTTACCACAGCATTGCGGAAAACAGAGGGGTATTAACTAATGTTGTAAATAACGCTCTCATCGAAGCCCACAAAAGCCTCAATACGGACGAGTGTAACTACTATGAGCCGCTACTGTACTTACCAACGGGGGTGATCTATCTAGCTCATCGTGATGCGCCACCAGTGAGGCGGGAGGGGTTGAGCGATCGGGTCGTTCAGAGCATCAAAGAACTGTGTGCAGGCCAACTTCAGCAGCGACAAACAGGATTTGGGCGCGATGGTAAAGGCATGAAATATGCTGATTACTATAGTTTATTTTTTGATGATATTGCCCTCATGCGCGTTGCCCTAGATGCAACATTGCGTATTCTCAGGACTGGGAAAAACTCAGTTGCAGCGAGTCGTAGTGAAAATCTAGTTAAGTTCCAAACTCAAGGTATCTTATCGTCAGATTACGATTTTAAGTTTAGCGATGACATTCGGATTGACCAAATTGCCGAGTTTGGCGACGTCATTAGTCGGAAGATTTGGGGCGATCGCTTAGACAAAATCGAAGCAGCGCGTAAGAAAAATAAAAAGCTCCCCGTACCGCCCGATCTTGAACTCATCCACAAAGTTGCAGAATTTTGGGATCTGTCGAATCACCTGCCACAAATCCGTGAGATTCAGCAAATTAACGAATCCCTCAAGGCTCTCAAACTAAAAGGGAATACAGGCGGCGTTCCCTACGAATGGTACTATCTGGCGGCTCAATACCTAGAGAAAAATCCTGGCATTGAAAGTGTACGAGAGACTTGTGAGCAGGTGATTAGCAATCTTGCTAGCTTGATTCAACCCGTCGTGGCGCAATATACTATTTCAGATGGTTGGGATGACTTACGGCAGTGGTGCGATCGGGTCATTATGCTACCAAGCGATCACCCAACCGGAACAGATGCCGTCAATATTTTTCTCGAAGAACTGAATCATTACAACAACGCCAAAAAGCCCGGAAGAGGTCGGCAGCTTGTCTGTTCCATCTCCCACTCAGCCTATACTGTGACTGAACAAATGGAATCGGCAGTATTGTTTACACCACAGGTGTACACGAATAAACAAATGCTGGGAGGCTCCAACGCGAAACGTAATATTTCCAGCATTGCTGGGATTGAAATGATGCTGCGGCAAATTTTGATGAATCAGACCCAAGCCGTGGGCAAACGCTTTGAGGATGGCAAATATCGCTATCTGTACTTCTATCCCACCTACTACTTCACGCCAGAAACCAATAAGTTTCTACAGAAAGCCTACAGCAGCATTGTCCAAACTCGTTTTGATACCAGTGTGCGCAACCACTTTATCAATCGTGATTTGGATGCTGATTTCAGTCGCGATCGGTATCAAGCCATTGATGCATTTTTGATAGATGATGACTTAGAATGGAAGAAACAACTGGATGAAAAAGATCCTGAATTTAAGCGCGATCGGACATTCAAACTGGCATATCCTGATGATAAGCCTCTGACTTTTTACTTTATGGCACTGCCCCCCGGCAAAGACCCAACGGATACTGAATCCTGGGTGATGCCTGCCTGGTTAGCTTTAGCCTTTCCGCTCATCCTGGATGTCAAAACCGTCGTTTCTGAATCTCCCATTCCCCCCTTTAACGATGGAGCCGAATTTGAGGAGAGCGTATTTCTAGATAGCGCACCCCAGGCAATTAGAGTCTTACTAGGGAACGATCGATTTCGCCTTGACCACATCCTAGAAGGCTGGACGACCCCTGACGGCACCAATCGGGCTTCTCCGCTCAATGCATTAACTGCGGCCTATGCCATTCACTTAGATGTCAATGCAAAGCAGGGTAAGAATGGTTATGATGCCAACTGGGGCAAGTTGACCGAATTAGCGAAAGATCTAGAAACCAGTGCGCTCTATGTCTTCACATATTTAGCCAAATGGGCTAGAAATCAGAAAGATGAGATTGGTAGTTCTAACAAGCGTAGGCTCTATGCCTATACTTTCTACCCCTGTTTTGATCCCCATGTAGAATTTCAGTCTGAACTGAACCAATTTACTATCAAAAATCCTCGCTATTCACCCATGAATCATCCTCAGAACCTCACCGCACTTTATCGCAAGTTCTATCGAGCCAATAAACAATTCAATCCCAAGGCCAATGCAGTTTTAAAGCCCCTTGATTTAGCGGCTGATACTTTGTTGAAAGCGGATGCCAGCGTTTTTCATGGTGAAACGCTAATTGCAACCGTAGCAGCTGAAATCTTTAAGCTCATGGATCGAGTTCACGCTTCTACCGCAGAAGGTCGATGGATACTCAAGAATCGTGAGGAGGAGAGACAAGCGGTTCTTGAATTTGCAACGTACTTTGTGGTTGATGTCTTTGAAAAGTCTTTCGCGGGTGATCGAGCACGCCTAGCAGGACGACAATTGAATTTACTGCGGGATACCTGCGAATTTCTCTATCGACTGGAAGATGATAAGGAAAATGCTCAGAAAAAACAGAAAGCTGACGAAGAGGACACTGAGATGGTAGAGGCAACTTCATGAATAACATCCTGCAGCCCAATGTATCCTACACATTTAGTAAAATCTTTGAACTCAAGATTGAGCCAGATGACCTCGCGGCTGACTTGGGCTATGGATTTTGCCGATCTCGTCTCCAATTGCCCCAATATGCTGGCGACTTACCCACCCTAGAGGATTTGCGAACTCGCTTAGAGTCTGTCATGCCCTATGTAAGCCTAACCAATGAAACTTCCCGTCGAGAAGTTTTAGTGTCCCAGGTCGTGTTGGAAGTGGTTCGTCAAACGAAGGCAGAACTCAAGATTGAGTATCCGATCAAAGTGACTGAACAACTTCAAGGGATTTTGGATTACTTGCTCAAATCTCAAACAGAGCTTTTAGTCATTGAAGCTAAACGCGAAGATTTAGACTACGGATTTACACAACTGGTGGCAGAAATGATTGCTCTTGATCAATGGGATCGATCCCCGAATCAGCCAGTTTTGCTGGGTTCTGTGACGACAGGCCAAATCTGGAAATTTGGTGTGCTCGATCGTGCGACCAAGCAGATTCAACAGGGTCTCGACCTTTATCGGGTTCCGGAGGATTTGGAAATGGTGCTACGGATCCTAATCCATCCTCTCGCAGCATAATTAGTATTCAAGATTCAACTCGGAGAAGTTCATCATGACATTTCTAAAATCGATCGATGTAGCGAAGTTTTTCCATGCAGAAATTCCCTATAAACCCATGGGTAAATACGCTCACTTTGTGACTATTCGGATTACTGAATCCTATCCCCTCTTTCAGACCGATGGTGAACTCAACAAAGCGAGAGTCAGTGCTGGGATTGTGGATAAAACACCCATTAGCCGACTTTCGATGTTTAAACGGAAACAATCTACCCCTGAACGACTTGTGGGTCGGGAACTCTTGCGTACTTATGGTTTAGTCAAACCGGAAGAGTGTGAATATAACGTTGAGTTTGGGATGAATAACCCGGATTGCATTATTTATGGCTTTGCGATCGGGGACTCGGGCTCTGAGAAGTCCAAAGTGGTGGTTGATACCGCATTTTCCATTACTCCCTTTGATGAAACCCATGAAACATTTACGCTGAATGCTCCGTTTGAAAATGGCACCATGAGCGAGAAGGGCACGGTCACCAGTCGAATTAATCAACAGGATCACATCAAACCGCAGGTGTATTTCCCCAGCATTGTGACGCTGAAAGACCCCACAGAAGCGAGTTTTCTCTACGTGTTCAACAATATTCTACGAACCCGTCACTATGGTGCACAGACCACGCGCACTGGCCGAGTTCGCAATGAACTAATCGGAGTCATTTTTGCGGATGGCGAGATTGTTAGTAACCTGCGCTGGACACAAGCGATTTACGATGCGATGAAGGCTGCTGGTTACATGGGTGGTACCGATCCCTTAAATGAAGAGAATGTGTTATCCACAGCCATCAGTACGATTCAAGACTTAATGGCAGAGGAGTTTATTGTGCATACGGATCTACTGGGGCCAGATTTTCAACCTGTTTTATCAGAGGTCAAGACTCTTCTAGGGAAGGAATCCACCCTGAAGCAAGTTTTAACCCAAGCCGATCAAGAGGCTAAGGCATACTTCAAAGCCTATATCGAGAGACCGAAGAAAGCGGCTGCGAGGGGATAATCAGTATGACGCATATCTATCGCTGCACGATCGAATTGCATGATAGCCTCTACTACGCGACCCGCGAGATTGGGCGACTGTATGAGACAGAGCCAGTGTTGCATAACTATGCGTTGTGCTATGCATTGGGATTGGTGGATAGCGATCGCTATTCCACCCGTGTCTCCGAGGAGCATGGGTACCGTTACTTCTGTCCGGAGCAGGTGCCAAAGTATGAAGCCCATCTGATGCCACTCAATCAGCAAGGCATCTATGTAACACCTGCTCGGGCGGTTAACCATGCAGCCGTTCTCCATACGTGGAAGTATGCGAATAACAACTACCACGTTGAAATGGAGAAAACCCAGAAAAATATCCCAAGCTTTGGGCGAACTAAGGAAATTGCTGCTGAGAGTCAGTTTGAATGTTTTGTCATCACTAGTAAAACTCTTCAATTTTCCAAATGGATTCGTCTGGGGAAATGGATGAGTAAGGCGGCGGTGAGTTTAAGTGAACCCCTGGAGTTTACCAATGATACGGGGGATTTCGTTTGTGAACATCCGCTGAATCCGTTGGATGTCATGTTTACCCATCAAGTGGTGAGCTATGACACACTGAACATGCCGCCAGTCAGCCTGATTCGGAATGTGCGGATTCTCAAGGGGGCTCACTATCGCGTGAAAATGGGTAAAGAGACATTGACTTTACCTGCGAACATGCAATACCACTTTGGGGGCGGCTGAAAATTCTTAGATTGCGATGGTGAGCTAATGCCTCGGAGTGAATGGAGCGTTTCTAGCAGGGTTCTGCTACTTGCCAAACCCTTGCGGTTGGAGTGTTTTCTACCGTTCTGCTGACTCAGTAACTCTGCTGCAAACCCCATTGGAGCCTGACTTTTTAACCTATGAATGTGTTTCTGTTGGTAGGCCTGGATTGCCGTAGCCAGCAAATATTAATGAACTCTTTTCCGATTGTAATTGAGCTTACGTATTGTCTTGATGATTCATTATGCCACATAGTTTA includes the following:
- a CDS encoding IS1 family transposase, with product MQCPECGSTSISKNGKQRGKQNYLCKDCR
- the cas10d gene encoding type I-D CRISPR-associated protein Cas10d/Csc3; its protein translation is MNDDFDFLDEDFGFGEAADRTLSSNRELLTLKLLREAIQTQNPNDPVMQDFAEYVLPNLLRVAIGVTAKGGKFFDELDRQADAAGKERVRRDNAADQSLNTHLLNGLFPANFIERQLSKLNTTVKRVVQELQRRLVIAAFILHDFEKFPDVPQDCRKLPISAHRQIIAEKVEQLGLDRFICPNDSQAYQDYIDDLLCMAYNAQRRWDTNWNFSEYGLNPTLNDRTLRALSDLTCLADSLASIIKHPYDAESRKFKELLHNLSDGLVRLTYHSIAENRGVLTNVVNNALIEAHKSLNTDECNYYEPLLYLPTGVIYLAHRDAPPVRREGLSDRVVQSIKELCAGQLQQRQTGFGRDGKGMKYADYYSLFFDDIALMRVALDATLRILRTGKNSVAASRSENLVKFQTQGILSSDYDFKFSDDIRIDQIAEFGDVISRKIWGDRLDKIEAARKKNKKLPVPPDLELIHKVAEFWDLSNHLPQIREIQQINESLKALKLKGNTGGVPYEWYYLAAQYLEKNPGIESVRETCEQVISNLASLIQPVVAQYTISDGWDDLRQWCDRVIMLPSDHPTGTDAVNIFLEELNHYNNAKKPGRGRQLVCSISHSAYTVTEQMESAVLFTPQVYTNKQMLGGSNAKRNISSIAGIEMMLRQILMNQTQAVGKRFEDGKYRYLYFYPTYYFTPETNKFLQKAYSSIVQTRFDTSVRNHFINRDLDADFSRDRYQAIDAFLIDDDLEWKKQLDEKDPEFKRDRTFKLAYPDDKPLTFYFMALPPGKDPTDTESWVMPAWLALAFPLILDVKTVVSESPIPPFNDGAEFEESVFLDSAPQAIRVLLGNDRFRLDHILEGWTTPDGTNRASPLNALTAAYAIHLDVNAKQGKNGYDANWGKLTELAKDLETSALYVFTYLAKWARNQKDEIGSSNKRRLYAYTFYPCFDPHVEFQSELNQFTIKNPRYSPMNHPQNLTALYRKFYRANKQFNPKANAVLKPLDLAADTLLKADASVFHGETLIATVAAEIFKLMDRVHASTAEGRWILKNREEERQAVLEFATYFVVDVFEKSFAGDRARLAGRQLNLLRDTCEFLYRLEDDKENAQKKQKADEEDTEMVEATS
- the cas7d gene encoding type I-D CRISPR-associated protein Cas7/Csc2; this encodes MTFLKSIDVAKFFHAEIPYKPMGKYAHFVTIRITESYPLFQTDGELNKARVSAGIVDKTPISRLSMFKRKQSTPERLVGRELLRTYGLVKPEECEYNVEFGMNNPDCIIYGFAIGDSGSEKSKVVVDTAFSITPFDETHETFTLNAPFENGTMSEKGTVTSRINQQDHIKPQVYFPSIVTLKDPTEASFLYVFNNILRTRHYGAQTTRTGRVRNELIGVIFADGEIVSNLRWTQAIYDAMKAAGYMGGTDPLNEENVLSTAISTIQDLMAEEFIVHTDLLGPDFQPVLSEVKTLLGKESTLKQVLTQADQEAKAYFKAYIERPKKAAARG
- the cas5d gene encoding type I-D CRISPR-associated protein Cas5/Csc1 encodes the protein MTHIYRCTIELHDSLYYATREIGRLYETEPVLHNYALCYALGLVDSDRYSTRVSEEHGYRYFCPEQVPKYEAHLMPLNQQGIYVTPARAVNHAAVLHTWKYANNNYHVEMEKTQKNIPSFGRTKEIAAESQFECFVITSKTLQFSKWIRLGKWMSKAAVSLSEPLEFTNDTGDFVCEHPLNPLDVMFTHQVVSYDTLNMPPVSLIRNVRILKGAHYRVKMGKETLTLPANMQYHFGGG